Within the Candidatus Reidiella endopervernicosa genome, the region GCGAAGATGGCTTTAACGGCAGCAGTGAGCTAATCGCCAGTGAGATCGAGATTGAAGATGATGGTGATATGGATTTTGACGGTGAAGATGGTGATGAGGTAGAGATTCGCGGTGTCATCACCGAGGGTACCAATGAGGGTGATCCAGAGCAGTTCCGGGTTAACGGTCAGTTGGTAGAGATCAGTGGTGCGACCGTGTTTGAAGACGGTTTTACCTTTGCCGATCTGGTCGCCGGTGTCACTGTTGAGGTCGAGGGCGAGCTCAATGCCGATGGCATGTTGCTCGCAGCAGAGGTGGGTCTCGAAGAGGAAGATGAGGATGGTGAGACCGAGATCAAGGGCGTTGTTGAAGCGGTCGATGCAGGGGCGGGTTCGGCGATCATGGTGATGGATATCACGGTGCTGGTGGAGAGTAATACCGTGTTTGTCGATGAGCGCGACGAAGAGCACCTCTTCAATCTGGATATGATCGTCAGCGAACTTGAAGGCACGGGCGATATGGTCGAGATGGATCTCTACTGGAACGCGAGTGAGGAGATTTTTGTCGCTACCAAGATCGAACGTGTCGAGGATGATGGTGAGTCCGAGGTGGAGGGTGAGGTTACGGCGGTCGATGCGCCCTATATCGTGGTGGCCGGTATCACGGTCGACATCTCGGGTGTGGGTGGGTTCTCACCTATCGTAGGTGACCTTGTTGAGGTCGAAGGTAGTTACGATGCCGGCGTATTGACCGCAACCGAAGGTGAGATTGACGACTAAATTCTCCTTGCGGAAGAGTCAGGGCGTGGTCAGAAGTGATCGCGCCCTGTTCTATTGTGTGGCGTTGATATGGGATAGAATGCCCAAATGAGCGTTGATCTTCACAAGGCGTTAACGGCGGCAGTTCTCAGGCTGTTACGCCCGCTGGTGCGTATTCTGCTACGCAACGGTATCTCCTACGGCGAGTTCACCGATCTATCCAAGCAGGTCTATATCGACGTGGCGGAGAGGGACTTCGTCCTGCCGGGTAAAAAACAGACCGTTTCTCGCATATCAATACTGACTGGGTTGTCGCGCAAGGAGGTTGCACGTATTCAGAAGCTCGACGCCCCGAGTGACCATCTGGCGAAACATAAACATAACCGGGCCGCGCGCGTTATCAGTGGCTGGATGACCGATGAGCGTTTCTCCAGCGAGGAGGAGCCAAGAGTGCTCGACTTCGAAGGCGGACAGGCGAGTTTCAGCGAACTGGTAAAACAGTATAGTGGCGACATGCCGGTGCGTTCGGTCTTCGATGAGATGGAGCGTGTCGGGGCGGTGGCGCGTGATGGTGAGGGACGTGTACATCTCAAGGTGCGCGCCTATACACCGCACGGTGATGAGGCGGGCAAACTCTTTATTCTCGGTAGCGATGCGGCCGATCTGGTAACAACCATCGATCACAATCTGCAAAATAGCGGTGGCGAGCTGCGCTTCCAACGCAAGGTCGCCTACGACAACCTGCCACGCGATGTGATTCCAAAACTACGCAAGTTGGGTGACAAGCGAGCTCAGAATCTGCTGGAAAGTGTGAACCGCTTCCTGGTAGCCCACGATCGCGACATGAATAGTGAGGCGGAGGGAGAGGGGCGTATGCGTGCTGGTTACGCCATCTACTACTTCGAAGAGGATCTTTCCGAAGAGGAATAGTAATGATGGCTATACGACATATCTCATATCTGCTCGCGATCGCACTGGTGACGGTGCTGAGCGCGTGCAATTCCGGCGGCTCGACCAACGTCGCCGAAGGTGGTATCGGTGGTACCGGCATCACCACCTCAGGGCAGATCACGGCATTTGGATCGATCTGGGTGAATGGTATCGAGTTTGAAACCGATTCGGCCTCAATCTTCGTCGAAGGGACAGAGGAGTTTGGAGATGATCAGGATCATCTCGATGAGTGCATGGTCGTAACGGTCGTCGGAACGGTTAATGCCGATGGTGTCAGCGGCACCGCCGATGTCGTCAGATTTGCTGATGAGATGGAGGGGACGGTTGATGCCAATAATGTGGCGGCCAGCAATACTCTGACGGTAATGTCACAGACGGTAACAGTCACTGCCTCAACCTGTTTTGAAGATGATAGCGGTGCTTCCATCGCATCACTTGCCGATATACCGGTCAATGCCGTGGTAGAGGTCAGTGGATTCTCCGATGGGCAGGGCAACATTGTCGCGACTCGGGTTGAGGTTAAAGCGGGTGCCTGGACAGGTGAGGAGCTTGAGTTGAAAGGTGTCGTAGACAATCTCAATACAGGTGCTGAGACTTTTGAGATTGGCGCACTGATCATCGACTACAGCAGTGCGGATCTGAGTGAGCTGGGAGCGACGCCGCTCACCAATGGTCTCTATGTCGAGGTCGAGAGCGAATCAGCAATTGTTGGTGGTGTGATGGATGCAGATGAGGTTGAGCTCGAGGATGAGGATGGTGAGTGGGGCCATGACGGTGATGATGGCGAAGAGTATGAACTCGAAGGTGTCATCAACACCATCATCAACTCTGAGCAGATCGAGGTGAATGGTCAGCTGGTCGATATCAGTGAGTCGCCAGACTATGAGGGGGCGATATCAGTGATCTGTTTGCCGGAGCGGTTGTGACGATTGAAGGTACGTTTGATGCCTTCGGTTTCCTAGTGGCCAGCGAGATTGAGTTCCACTAGCCGGGCTAACATCAATCCTTCAGGAACACCGTTGCGCTGTTTCTGAAGGTTTCTATTCCTTGTCTTGCACCCGTGCTGCGGGTAAGTTGTCCCTCTTCCACTTTGACAACAACAAGGAACCGCTCCATGTCAGCACTGATCTGCGGCTCGATCGCATTCGATACCATCATGGTCTTCCACGACCAGTTCAAGAATCACATCCTGCCCGACAAGGTTCACATGCTGAACATCTCCTTCCTGGTGCCCGATATGCGCCGTGAGTATGGCGGCTGTGCCGGTAACATCGCCTACAACCTGAAGCTGCTCGGTGGTGATCCACTGCCGATGGCAACGGTAGGACGCGATTTCGATCCCTATGGTGAGTGGCTGGAGGATTGCGGTATCGACACCACCCATATGCGGGTGCTGGAGAATACCTACACCGCGCAGGCGTTCATCACCACCGATCAGGACGACAACCAGATCACCGCCTTCCACCCCGGCGCGATGAGCTTCGCCCACGAGAACAGTGTTGCAGATACCGAGGGTGTCACCATCGGTATCGTCGCCCCCGATGGTCGCGACGGCATGATCGAGCACGCGCAGCAGTTTGTAGAGGCGGGTGTTCCCTTTATCTTCGATCCGGGCCAGGGCCTACCGATGTTTGACGGCGAGGATCTGCTCAAGTTTGTCGATCAGGCGACGTGGGTGACGGTCAATGACTATGAGGCACAGCTGCTGGAGGATCGTACCGGCAAGTCGCCACATGAGATCGCCGAGCGGGTAGAAGCGCTGATCATTACCCGTGGTGGTGAGGGTTCGCATATCTACACCGCTGAGAAACGTCTGGAGATCCCCGCCGCCACCGCGTCAGCGATCAGTGATCCAACCGGATGTGGTGATGCCTATCGTGCCGGTCTGCTCTATGGTCTGATGAACGACCTCGACTGGGAGACTACCGGACGTATCGCTTCGCTAATGGGGGCGATCAAGATCTCTCATCACGGAACCCAGAACCACCGCTTCACGATTGATGAGTTCAAGGCGCTCTATGCCAAGGAGTTCTCCAGTAGCTTCTAGGCGCGATCGTTGACACAAAAACGGGCTCTTCGGAGCCCGTTTTTATTGGTGGTCTACTGTCAGGATATTTCGAACAACTGATCAGCTGTGAGCAATGGTACCGATGGTGGTTACCATCTCCGGTGATGGTTTGCCGATGTGATAACCCTGCGCATAGGTAATGCCCGCTTTGCGTACCTCATCCAGCACTTCGGCATCCTCGACAAATTCAGCAATTGAGTAGAGGTTGAGGTCCCCCGCCAGTGCAGAGATTGAGTGGACCAGCGCCAGGTCGCGAGGATCATTTAACATGTTGGCAACGAAGTCTCCTTCGATCTTCACAAAGTCGATCGGGAAACGCTTCAGATAGTGGAAGCTGGAGAAGCCGGAGCCGAAGTCGTCGATTGCCAGCTGGTAGCCATCGCTCTTCAGCTCGTTAACGAATTTCTCCAGCAGGCTCATGTTTTTCACCGTGTCGCGTTCGGTGATCTCGAAGACGATACGATCATGCTCAATGTTGTACTTTTCGGTCAGACGACGAATCTCGGGGATAAAGTCGCTCAGTACCAGCGCGCGTGGCGAGAGGTTAATAAACAGCTTGCCGCCGTAGCCACTCTCCTGCAGTTTGGCGAACGCCTTCTCGATCACGATGATGTCGAGCATATGGATCACACCCATGCGCTCAGCGATCTCGATGAACTCGAAGGCACCCATGATTGTCTCGTCTTCGAGCTGGATACGGCTTAGCACCTCAAAGGCATCGACACGATCTTCCTGTACGTTATAGATCGGCTGGAAGAAGGGGATGATGCGTTTCTGCTGAATCGCATCGTTGATGATCTGGCTCTTCTCGCCAATCTTTTTAAAGACCTCCACCACATCCTGATCGGTAGGAACACCGATGCGGTTTTTGCCCTCGGTCTTCGCCTTGTACATCATGTTATCAGCGAACATGAAGAGATCTTTCCCTTCGGTAGCGTGGGCTGGGTAGGTGGCCAGACCAATGGAAACGGTCGCCTTGGCCGCGCTGCCATCGGGGGCCTCGAGGGTGAGACGGTTGGCGTTCTGCAAGATGCGTTCGCACACGGGTAGGGCGTGCTCCTGATCACTTTCAGGTAGCAATACGACAAACTCATCACCACCGTAACGCGCCAGCACGTCACCGTTTCGCATCGCATCGTCAATGGCGGAGGCAAACTCCTGCAGGAAGCGATCGCCAAAGCTGTGGCCGTAACTGTCGTTGACCGACTTGAAGTTGTCGAGGTCGATGACTAACAGGCTGAAGGCGTAGTCGTGGCGCTCGGCGCGATTGATCTCATAGCCGAGCAGCTCCCAGAAGATGCGCTGGTTATAGAGATCGGTGAGCGGGTCACGGGTGGCGTAGTATTCAAGGTCCTTGGTGTATTTGTAGATTGCCTTAACCGAACCCACCACGTTGAGCAGGGTGGAGAGAATGCTCTCCATTACCAGTATTCGTACCTCATCATCGCCCAGTCCCGACTGCACACCGATACCGACGATGCCGCCGATCTTGGGGGTGTCGACAAATAGTGATTTGGTCTGCAGCTCGATCTGGTCGTTGTCGAGTTCAATGATCTCACCAGCAGGATCGGAGATGTTGTGGTTAATCACCAGGCTGGGGAATGAGGAGAAGCTGGGGTGGTTTTCCAGCGCCTTCTTCACCGCGCGTTCCATTGAGTCGCGGGTCCGTTCTGAGGGGGGTGAGATCCAGAATATCTCCAGATCGAACAGCTCATCATCGACCTTGAAGATGGAGAAGAGGGTGTAGGCATCGATGACGCGATTGATCTCACCAAGCATGGTGCTGACATACTCGCGCCAGTCACGCACTACATCGGAGGTGATGACAAACTTCTCCAGCAGTCGGATCTCAAACTCAAGCAGCTCCTTGTCGACGGCGACCGATTTTAGCTTGGTACCGAGCATTGCGACTTTATGGAAGATGTTGTTGAGTTCAGTGAAACCGAGATCGACCTCGTTGAGATCGATGTTCTTCAGGTCCGAGACGCGGTTGACCTGATCGATATTGGTATCGAGGATGGCCAGTGAGCGGTTGATCCGCTTGTTGAGCATAAAGGCGACCAGCAGCGCCATGATGAAGGGAATGGGGGCGATCAGCGCCAGTGGTGCCAGCAGCTGGCTCTCGGCCTTTGAGAGCAGTGGTGTCAGATCCTGACGAACCTCAATCACGCCGAGAATATTGCCCGTCTTGGCATTGGTGTGGCACTGCAGACATTCATCCTTGGCCGTCAGTGGGTAGCTGTATCGGATGGAGGTGTCACTGACGATGGAGACCGCCTGCCCGCTGCTAAAGGTCTCGTTAATCATCGTGTCGCCCGGTTGGCTTCCGATGGAGCCAAACAGATGGTTGACCAGTTCGCCGCGATAGATGGTGGTGGTGTGGCTGGTTTTGCTCGAGGTCTGCTCAAGAGAGGCGATGAACTCCTCCAGCTGCGCTCGCGACCAGCCCTGACGCATGATCTGGTACATCGCATTGAAGGTGTTGCGCGCCAGTGACTCGGAGCTGGAGATGGCGTTATCGCGAACGGCACTGCTATAGGCGTGGCTGGTGGTGAAATAGAGCCCGACCAGCAGAATCAGCGAGACGAGTAGTGCCGCAGCGAGGATGAATCCCTTGATGGTCTTTAGTGCTTGCATTGATGCGCCACGCTCCCGTCAGCCGCTGTGCGCTAATAGGAAAACTGTAGCGCATAAATTGGCGCTCAAATTACCATACTTTTAGTGGTTTAATGCTTGATCTGTGTCAGTTGAGGGGTGTTGGCTAGTCAGGGGTGTCGAGCTGCTGTTTGAGTGTGGCCAGCGCGCCCTTGGCAGTGATCGGTGAGGAGCAGGCGTTGCCACTGCAAAGGTAAGCGGTGAAATCGCCGCGCAGGGTACGTTCGGCGAGTGCGCCGGGAAGATTCGTCTCGTCGGAGGGGATAGGGAAGGCGAGGCGACGTGGCGAGTATTGTCGTGCCACCAGCTGCTGCCATGAGCGGAGCTCCTCCTCGTTGCCACGAAGAACCAACATCTGCGAGGGGTAGACCGAAGACTCAACATCGAGCAGCAGTGCGTTGTGGCGATGTGGCATCTCGCTGATCATCGGCGCGGCGGCATCGAGGGTACGTCTGGCGGCGTTCAGGTAGCGCTCTTCCCCCAGTAGCTGGCCAAGACGATTTAGGGCGTAGGCGGCGATACCGTTGCCGGCCGGAGTCGACTCATCACCGAGTGGTTTGGGGCGCTGGATCAACGCCTCGTGATCGTCAGCGGTAAAGAAGAAACCACCATTTTCTTTATCTTCAAAGTGTTCCAGCAAGACATCGGCCAGCGCGATGGCGAAGTCGAGATCGTTGCGTGACCAGCGTACCTGTAACAACTCGAGTAACGCGTCGAGCAGGAAGGCGTAGTCGTCGAGATAGCCCATCAGGCGCGCCTGTCCATCCTTGTGGCTGGCAAAGAGGCGGCCATCTTTCCACAGGTTGTGGCGAATGAAGTTGAGCGCCCGTTCGGCTGAATCGATGAAGGCGCTGTTATCGAAGATGCGACCGGCAACCGCCATGCCCTTGATCATCAGGCCGTTCCAGGCGGTGAGTACCTTCTCGTCGCGCCCGGGATGAACGCGGTGTTCGCGAAGTCTAAAGAGTGTCTCGCGAGCACCATCGAGTTGTTGCCGTACTGAGTCGATATCGAGCATGAACTCTTTCGACAGGGTTTCATCATCGGCGTAGCAGTGTAGATGCCAACTCCCCTCAAAATTGGCCTTGCGATCGAGCCCGAAGTGGCGGGAGAAGAGCTCATACTGTTCGGTCTCGAGTACCTCCTTGATCGTCTCTGGGTGCCAGACGTAGAAGATCCCTTCGTGCCCTTCGGAGTCGGCATCAAGGGTGGAGAAGTAGCCACCTTCGGGGGACTGCATCTCCCGGATCACCCAACGCGCGGTCTCTTCAGCGGTGCGGCGAAACAGCGGCTCGTGGGTGATCTGCCACGCCTCGCTGTAGATGCTCAGTAGTGGGCCATTGTCGTAGAGCATCTTTTCGAAGTGGGGAATCATCCACTGGTTATCGACCGAGTAGCGGCAGAAGCCCCCGCCGAGATGGTCGAAGAGACCGCCGAGTGCCATTTTGCGCAGGGTGAAAGTAGCGCTCTCCAGTGCCTCATTATCACCAGTGGCCGACCAGTGGCGCAGAAGCCGCTCAAGGCTGGTGCAGTGGGGGAATTTAGGGGCGCGACCAAAGCCACCATGTTCCGGCTCAATGCTCTTTTTTAGCTCACGATAGGCCTGGTCGAGGGTCTCGATGGTGATCTCATTGCTGCCACTGCTGTAGAGGTGCGGGGTATTAATTTTCTCCAGTGCATCGAGCAGTGGTGTGTTCTGTTTGTCGATATCGCTGCGGTTGTCACGATAGAAATCGGCTACCTGATTGAGAATGTCGGCAAAGGATGGCATGCCATAGCGCGGCTCACGTGGGAAGTAAGTGCCACCAAAGAAGGGCACCTGAGCATCGTGGGTGAGAAACATCGTTAGTGGCCAGCCGCCGGGACGATTGGTCAGCAGCTGGTGGGCGGTCTGATAGATCTTGTCGAGGTCGGGGCGCTCTTCACGGTCGACCTTGATGTTGATAAAACGCTCATTCATCAGGGCGCGCGGATCATCGTGTTCAAACGATTCGTGTGCCATCACATGGCACCAATGGCAGGCGGAGTAGCCAATTGAGAGCAGGATCGGTTTGCCCGTCTCATGCGCCAGCTGCAACGCCTCTTCACCCCAGGGATACCACTGCACCGGGTTATCCGCGTGTTGCAAAAGGTAGGGGCTGGTTTCGCTGGTGAGTGCGTTTTGCGAGCTGCTCATTGCGCAGTTCTCTCCGCTGTCCTGACTGGTTATGGACGGCTAACTATAGCAGAGCGATAACGGCTTGTCCATCGCTGACCGCCATGGATAGCGAAGCGAAGGCGTTAGTCCGCGATAGTCGACGCCGTCTGCCTATTCGTAGTTGAGAGCGCGGCGAACGACGGAAGATGAGCAGCGGCTTTATGTCGGCGGAGTCAGTGAGGAGTTTGTAGGCCGCGAAGAGGTGATTACGCAACGAACGCAGCGAGTCGGCGCCGCATGGCTAAACGGTCGCGTTAAGTTGGTTGCTGTTTGCTTGGGCTTGATGCCCAAAACAAACTTTCGCAAAAATAGCGACTCCCGGTGAAATCTGTTGCTTTTGAGGGGTAACCAATTAATGAGGAAAATGGTATGCAATCCTGCGATAATAGCCGGCTACTATTGGCTCACCCGCAGAGAAACCTAAAGAATCATGGACTTATCGGTAGTCGTTCCGGTCCGTAATGAGGCCGACAATATCCGCCCTTTGATCGAGGAAATTCGAGACGCCCTGCAGGGAAAGATCGAGTACGAGATCATCTACATCGATGATGGCAGTGACGATGAGACCCCTCAGCGTCTGCAGCAGATGATGGCAGAGCTGCCGCAGCTGCGCGTGCTGCGGCACGTGGTCAACTGTGGACAGAGTACCAGCGTGCGCAGTGGTGTGCGTGTTGCACAGGCCGACTGGATCGCTACCCTCGATGGTGATGGACAGAACGACCCGGCCGACATACCGGCCATGTTCGCGGTAATTCAGGGCGACAATGCCCCGGCCAATCTGCAGATGGTCGCCGGTTGGCGTCACAAGCGTCAGGATAACTGGCTGCGCAAACTCTCCTCGCGGGTCGCCAACAAGGTGCGCTCCTCAATGCTGCGCGACAGCACCCCCGATAGCGGTTGTGGCCTGAAGGTCTTCTCCCGTCAGGCGTTTTTGGAACTTCCCTACTTCAACCACATGCACCGCTTTCTGCCGGCGTTGATCATCCGCAACGGTGGCGTGATCGATACGGTCAAGGTGAACCATCGTCCACGTACCATGGGCACCTCCAAGTACGGTCTGCACAACCGCCTCTGGGTCGGTCTGGTTGATCTGTTCGGTGTGCGCTGGCTGCTCAAACGCGCCAAGCTGCCCGAAGTGGTTGAACAGCCTCGGGAGTCGGGCGGGCAGTAGTACTGCTGGGCCGCATTGCATGAACCCCCGAATACTGCTGCGTGGCCTACTGCTGATTGGCTCACTGGTCGCGCTGGGCTATCTGTTTGAGGTGACTCAACTCGGCAGTCTGCTCGATAAGGGCTGGATCGATAGTGAGATCCGCGGCAAGGGGCTCGACGGTGAGCTGATCTTTATTGCCATCGGTGCACTCGCCACCGCTGTTGGTCTACCGCGTCAGCTGATCGGTTTTCTCGGTGGTTACGCCTTCGGTTTCCTTTTCGGAACTCTCGCTGCACTGATTGCGGCTAGCCTCGGTTGTGTGATCGCCTTCTACTACTCGCGACTCTTCGGACGGGCGCTGGTGATGGCGCGTTTCGAACGACGCATTCGCCGCGTTAATGATTTTCTTAGTGGCCACACCTTCTCAATGACGGTACTGATTCGGCTGCTGCCGATCGGTAGTAACCTCGCGACCAATCTGGCAGCGGGTGTGACCCATGTACCCGCCTTTGCCTTCATCGCCGGTTCGGCGCTCGGTTACATCCCACAGACGGCGGTGTTCGCGCTGGCTGGAAGTGGTATTGAGGTTGATCCCGTGCTGCGTATCGGTCTCGCTATCGCCCTGTTTGTTATCTCTGGAGTGCTCGGCGCCTATCTCTACCGACGCTTCCGTCACGGTCGTAGCCTCGATCGTGAGATCGATCGGGAACTGGGTGAGGAACAGGCTGTTGAAGAGCAGCAGAAGGCGTAGATGAGCGAGCTCACTTCAATGAGGCTGCGGATCTCAACACCCTGGCTGCTGCTTGGCGGCTGGCTACTGCTGATGATCGTCTCACTGCTGTCGCGCAGCTATGCACCGATTGATGAGACGCGCTATGTGACGGTTGCCTGGGAGATGTGGCTGCGTGGCGACTATCTGGTGCCGCACCTCAATGGCGAGACCTATAGCCACAAACCGCCGCTGCTCTTCTGGCTCTTCAATCTCGGCTGGTCGATCTTCGGTGTGAACGAGTGGTGGCCGCGACTGGTGCCACCGCTGTTTGGTCTCGGGTCACTCTTTCTAACCATACATATCGCGCGTCGCCTTTGGCCCGAGCGCGAGGTGGTGGCTCAACTCGCACCACTGATGCTGCTCGGTTCACTCTTCTGGGCCTTCTACACCACCGCCACCATGTTCGACATGATGATGGTCTTCTTCACCCTGCTCGGCCTGAGTGGTGTGATCGACGCCTGGCAGCGTGGTGGCCTGCGTGGCTGGCTCATTCTGGCCGTTGCCATCGGTCTGGGTGTGTTGGCCAAGGGACCGGTGATTCTGCTGCTGACCCTACCGACTGCGCTACTGGCACCGTGGTGGATGGGCGCGGGCCGCATCGTCAGTCTGCCGCGCTGGTATCTGGCGATCTTCGCCTCGGTGCTCGGTGGGGCTGCCATTGCGCTTGCGTGGGCGATTCCCGCTGCGATTGCGGGTGGTGAGGCCTACGCCGATGCTGATCACGCTCTTCTGGTGGTTGATCAGGTAACGGCCACAACGCATGGTTCCTGCCATCGCCGTCGCGGCTTCTTCTGAGCGGGATCGCTGGCGATCTCTGCTACCGTTCTGCTGCTTGCCGGCTGGGTGGCTGCTCTGATCGCCGCGCTGGTGGCGGAGCTACCCAACTGGAGCGTCTGAACCGGGTGCGCTGCTGGGTTGCGGTCGGGATTCGCTTGTATTAGCCGGATTCACTGGCCGCCATGCGTGGCGTATGCGTCGATCAGGGTGGGTCCAATATCGCCGTTCTGGGTGCGCGACCGCTCATCGCCTGCTTGGCCGAGCGACCGTGCTCTGAACAGGGGTTGCGTCGCAATCTCGTGAGTACCCTGGTCGTACCATCTTGCGGCTGTCGCGCTGGCGATCTTCAAACGGCGTCAGCTGAGGACGTGGGCGCAAGTATCCAATGGGCGGTTACGATGAAATCCGGGTCGGAGGGGCGGGTGTCGTCGATTACACACCGGTAGTGTCTCATCGCCGATTACTGCTGCCGCCTGGTGGCGACGTGGCGGGCTCGACGATGCAGTGCTGGTGATCAATATGGGCTGGGCATGCTGCCGACTCGCTGACTACGAATCTGCTACTCTGTCGGTCTGACGCGGGTACTCGCTGTGGAATTTGCAGTAAACGCGGTGTTGCGGCTGACGATGGTGCTGGTGGTGATCGGCCAGTATCCATTTTGCTTTTAGCCCACTCCTCGAACGCGTCCGCTTATGATCTTCAGCCGGCGTTGCGAGCCGTGGGCGCAAATAATCAGAGGGTGGGGCCGGCAGCATGCAAGTTGGCCTGCCACCTTCACTTGGGGGGCCTTCTGCGGTTTTCCTGCGCGGTGGGTTGCAACGGGCCGATGCGGGGTTGCGCTGAACGGTTGCGGACTCGCGTACCATCTGCCGACTTCTGGATCAGATCGGGTGGGTCGCTGCTGGTGATCTACTTTTGTGGGTTGGATGTGCCGATCGTAACCCTTCTCGCACCGCTGGTCGAGTCGCGCTGGTTATCTCGCAATGTGGAAATGTGGTTGAGTCGACGTTACCATTTGCTGTGGCTGAAGATAGGGCGCTTGGTGGTGACGCGTTGATCCGCATGCAATGTGATAAGCAGAACCACTTCGGCCGAAGCGGTCGCCGTTTGAATTCAGCCGATTGCGCAAGCGGGGCAGCGGTTACTGCATACATCGCATCACGGCGATTGCCCTCTAACCACACCTTCAACTTCTTTGCGATGGCGCTCTTCATGAGTTTCTTCCTGCGCGGCTGGGGTTGGCGAACGGCCCTGATCGGGGTTTCGCTACTGGTTGCGATCTCCCGTATCTATCTCGCCAAGCACTATCCGAGTCAGGTCGGTGTGGGTCTGCTGCTGGGTGTGAGTTACGGTTTTGTGCTGGGTTGGTTAGTGGTGCGATTTATCCCCTATCTGCGCACGCTTCATCAGCGCGCGGGTGGTGCAATCAGAATTAAAAAGGGTGAGTGGTTATGAGTGAAACGTTTGCACCATTGCGTCTGAAAAAGAATGAGGAGCGTCGTCTGCGTGCCGGACACCTTTGGGTCTTCAGTAATGAGATCGATACAGCGCAGACACCACTGAGTGGTTTCGAGGCGGGTCAGCCGGTTGAGATTCAGGGCCATAGCGGCAAGGTGATTGGCACCGGTTACGCCAATCCCAACTCGCTGATCACGGCACGTTTGGTGAGTCGTGATCGTAAACACCCGCTCTCCGATTCACTGCTGGTGCACCGCATCAAGGTGGCCCTCTCTCTAAGAGAGACGCTGTTCGATAAACCCTGTTATCGATTGATTTTTGGCGAGAGCGATGGTCTGCCGGGTGTGGTGGTAGACCGCTTTGGTGATGTGCTGGTGGTACAGATCACCACCGCCGGAATGGAGCGGATGAAGGATGCACTGCTCGCTGCACTGGAGAAGGTACTCAAGCCGACGGCGGTGCTGTGGCGTAACGACAGTTCGATTCGCAAGCTCGAAGGGCTCGATAGCTATGTTGAACCCGCCTTGGGTGAGGTGCCGGAGACGGTCGCACTAGAGGAGAACGGCGTGCAGTTCGAGGCACCGATCATCGGCGGGCAGAAGACCGGCTGGTTCTACGACCACCGTATGAACCGCGCACGACTCGCTCCCTATGTGCAGGGCAAACGCGTGCTCGATGTCTTCAGTTATGTCGGTGGGTGGGGTGTGCAGGCGGCCGCCTTCGGCGCAAGCGAGGTGGCCTGCGTCGATAGCTCCGAGAGCGCACTCGATATGGCGCACCACAATGCCGAGCTTAACGGTGTCGCTGACAAGTTTGTCGGCGTTGAGGGCGATGCCTTCGAGGCGCTCAAATCACTGCGTCTCGATCACGAGAAGTTCGATGTAGTCATCCTCGATCCGCCCGCATTCATCAAACGGAAAAAGGATTTCAAACAGGGTGTAGAGGGGTATCGGCGTCTCAATCAGCTCGGTATGCAGGTACTACAGAAAGACGGCATCCTCGTCTCTGCATCCTGCTCGCACCATCTGCCCCATCAAAAACTGCAGGATCTGATGCTGCAGTCCTCGGTCCACCTCGATCGTACCCTGCAAGTGCTCGAGCAGGGCCATCAGGGCCCCGATCACCCGGTCCACCCGGCAATCCCCGAGAGTGCCTACATCAAGGC harbors:
- a CDS encoding carbohydrate kinase family protein produces the protein MSALICGSIAFDTIMVFHDQFKNHILPDKVHMLNISFLVPDMRREYGGCAGNIAYNLKLLGGDPLPMATVGRDFDPYGEWLEDCGIDTTHMRVLENTYTAQAFITTDQDDNQITAFHPGAMSFAHENSVADTEGVTIGIVAPDGRDGMIEHAQQFVEAGVPFIFDPGQGLPMFDGEDLLKFVDQATWVTVNDYEAQLLEDRTGKSPHEIAERVEALIITRGGEGSHIYTAEKRLEIPAATASAISDPTGCGDAYRAGLLYGLMNDLDWETTGRIASLMGAIKISHHGTQNHRFTIDEFKALYAKEFSSSF
- a CDS encoding DUF6502 family protein codes for the protein MSVDLHKALTAAVLRLLRPLVRILLRNGISYGEFTDLSKQVYIDVAERDFVLPGKKQTVSRISILTGLSRKEVARIQKLDAPSDHLAKHKHNRAARVISGWMTDERFSSEEEPRVLDFEGGQASFSELVKQYSGDMPVRSVFDEMERVGAVARDGEGRVHLKVRAYTPHGDEAGKLFILGSDAADLVTTIDHNLQNSGGELRFQRKVAYDNLPRDVIPKLRKLGDKRAQNLLESVNRFLVAHDRDMNSEAEGEGRMRAGYAIYYFEEDLSEEE
- a CDS encoding DUF5666 domain-containing protein, which codes for MKPRNAALSAAVMTALLGLTACGGGSSSGTAASGGATTTVSGVITGFGSVYVNGVRYPTTGSTITMDDAPVGDDTALAQGMVVTLEVNESGEAESIEYDDELEGLVQANNVAASGTLTVMGMTVNITDSRLVYDANDSGFATLEDIPGDSTVSVEVSGYSDGSGVIYATRVEVKDDDWNIGDSELEIKGIITSLDAGATTFSIGTQVVNYATATLPSTTLADGLYVEVKSEDGFNGSSELIASEIEIEDDGDMDFDGEDGDEVEIRGVITEGTNEGDPEQFRVNGQLVEISGATVFEDGFTFADLVAGVTVEVEGELNADGMLLAAEVGLEEEDEDGETEIKGVVEAVDAGAGSAIMVMDITVLVESNTVFVDERDEEHLFNLDMIVSELEGTGDMVEMDLYWNASEEIFVATKIERVEDDGESEVEGEVTAVDAPYIVVAGITVDISGVGGFSPIVGDLVEVEGSYDAGVLTATEGEIDD
- a CDS encoding DUF5666 domain-containing protein; the protein is MMAIRHISYLLAIALVTVLSACNSGGSTNVAEGGIGGTGITTSGQITAFGSIWVNGIEFETDSASIFVEGTEEFGDDQDHLDECMVVTVVGTVNADGVSGTADVVRFADEMEGTVDANNVAASNTLTVMSQTVTVTASTCFEDDSGASIASLADIPVNAVVEVSGFSDGQGNIVATRVEVKAGAWTGEELELKGVVDNLNTGAETFEIGALIIDYSSADLSELGATPLTNGLYVEVESESAIVGGVMDADEVELEDEDGEWGHDGDDGEEYELEGVINTIINSEQIEVNGQLVDISESPDYEGAISVICLPERL